One genomic region from Pseudomonas sp. R5-89-07 encodes:
- the fis gene encoding DNA-binding transcriptional regulator Fis: protein MTMMTETLVSGTTPVSDNVNLKQHLNTPSEEGQTLRGSVEKALHNYFAHLEGASVTDVYNLVLSEVEAPLLESVMNYVKGNQTKASELLGLNRGTLRKKLKQYDLL from the coding sequence ATGACGATGATGACCGAGACTTTAGTGAGTGGAACAACACCCGTGAGCGACAACGTCAATTTGAAACAGCACCTCAACACGCCGAGCGAAGAAGGCCAGACCCTTCGCGGCAGTGTCGAAAAGGCGCTGCACAATTATTTCGCCCACCTTGAGGGTGCTTCCGTCACGGACGTGTACAACCTGGTGCTCTCCGAAGTCGAGGCGCCCTTGCTCGAAAGCGTGATGAACTACGTCAAGGGCAACCAGACCAAAGCCAGTGAGCTGCTGGGCCTCAACCGTGGCACCTTGCGCAAAAAGCTCAAGCAATACGATTTGCTGTAA
- the dusB gene encoding tRNA dihydrouridine synthase DusB, with translation MSAVRIGPYTLHNGLILAPMAGVTDQPFRQLCKRLGAGLVVSEMVTSDMSLWNTRKSRMRMIHEGDPEPRSVQIAGGDAQMLADAARANVELGAQIIDINMGCPAKKVCNKAAGSALLKDEQLVTEILQAVVAAVDVPVTLKIRTGWDRDNKNGLTVAKIAEQAGIAALAVHGRTRADLYTGEAEYDTIAAIKQAVSMPVFANGDIDSAEKARRVLYATGADGLLIGRAAQGRPWIFREIEHFLRTGDVLPAPELSEVERILLEHLTALHTFYGDVMGVRIARKHVGWYLATLPGAKEFRAQFNRLDETQAQVATVREFFAERDKSLGTGDGEGVAA, from the coding sequence ATGTCGGCGGTACGCATCGGTCCATATACATTGCACAACGGCTTGATCCTCGCCCCGATGGCGGGTGTCACCGACCAGCCCTTTCGTCAGCTCTGCAAACGTTTGGGCGCGGGTCTAGTAGTCTCTGAAATGGTCACCAGCGACATGAGTTTGTGGAACACCCGCAAATCGCGGATGCGCATGATCCACGAAGGTGATCCCGAGCCGCGCTCGGTGCAGATCGCCGGCGGTGATGCGCAAATGCTGGCGGACGCAGCCCGGGCCAACGTGGAGCTGGGCGCGCAGATCATCGACATCAACATGGGCTGCCCGGCCAAGAAGGTTTGCAACAAGGCCGCAGGTTCCGCCTTGTTGAAAGATGAGCAGTTGGTTACCGAGATCCTGCAGGCCGTTGTCGCCGCAGTCGATGTGCCGGTAACCCTGAAGATTCGTACCGGTTGGGACCGGGACAACAAGAATGGCCTGACGGTGGCGAAGATCGCCGAACAGGCAGGGATTGCAGCGCTGGCGGTGCATGGCCGCACCCGCGCCGACCTTTATACCGGTGAAGCCGAGTACGACACGATTGCCGCGATCAAGCAGGCCGTGTCGATGCCGGTGTTTGCCAATGGCGATATCGACTCTGCCGAAAAGGCCCGGCGCGTGCTGTATGCAACCGGTGCCGACGGTTTGTTGATCGGCCGGGCCGCCCAGGGGCGGCCATGGATTTTCCGTGAGATCGAACATTTTCTGCGTACCGGCGACGTGTTGCCGGCACCGGAGTTGTCCGAGGTGGAACGTATTCTGCTAGAGCATCTGACCGCCCTGCACACCTTCTATGGGGATGTGATGGGCGTACGCATTGCTCGCAAGCATGTCGGCTGGTACCTCGCCACCTTGCCGGGCGCCAAGGAATTTCGCGCTCAGTTCAATCGTTTGGATGAAACGCAGGCACAGGTCGCCACCGTTCGTGAGTTCTTCGCCGAACGTGACAAGAGCCTGGGAACAGGGGATGGAGAAGGGGTGGCCGCATGA
- a CDS encoding DUF3426 domain-containing protein, protein MTDSFVTQCPHCQARFRVNHAQLSVARGVVRCGSCLQVFNAARQLLEQRAQASTTEPEQPTTIEPTPAPPRAISQKQWTAEELDLDNLDLDEELAKLERREIQHTQPVGAERRQPGADRRHKEETLSASRNTIKAEEEKWAASLFSEPPQERVQPDEAEPEPSERTEPSLSFHSDGIDDEPPLRSTPHDDEPDPPFTPLTPSADALDDRPPSRRKRPRAESGAHDDVFQDLEDDPLHLYTQKRPSGWGRRLTWIILVLLAAAGLAGQYIAYQFDELARQDAYRPWFQQLCPKLGCSVPSRVDIAHIKSSNLVVRSHPEFAGALVVDAIIYNRATFSQPFPLLELRFADLNGGLIASRRFKPAEYLSGELAGVSEMPSQTPIHISLDILDPGNKAVNYSLSFHSPE, encoded by the coding sequence ATGACCGACAGTTTCGTCACCCAGTGCCCGCACTGCCAAGCACGCTTTCGCGTCAACCACGCTCAGTTGAGCGTGGCCCGTGGCGTGGTGCGCTGCGGCTCGTGCCTGCAGGTGTTCAATGCCGCTCGCCAGTTGCTGGAGCAACGGGCTCAGGCGTCGACGACGGAACCTGAGCAGCCCACCACGATTGAGCCAACGCCTGCGCCGCCGCGTGCAATAAGCCAGAAACAGTGGACCGCCGAAGAGCTGGATCTGGACAACCTGGACTTGGACGAGGAACTGGCCAAGCTCGAGCGCCGCGAGATTCAGCACACCCAGCCCGTCGGCGCAGAACGCCGCCAGCCCGGGGCCGACCGTCGGCACAAGGAAGAAACGCTCAGCGCCAGCCGCAACACGATCAAAGCCGAGGAAGAAAAGTGGGCCGCCAGCCTGTTCAGCGAGCCGCCGCAAGAGCGCGTGCAGCCTGATGAAGCCGAGCCGGAGCCAAGCGAGCGCACCGAACCGTCGTTGTCGTTTCACAGCGACGGCATCGACGACGAACCGCCACTGCGCTCGACCCCGCACGACGACGAGCCAGACCCACCGTTCACGCCCCTGACGCCATCGGCGGACGCACTCGATGACCGCCCGCCATCACGGCGCAAGCGACCCCGCGCCGAGTCCGGTGCCCATGACGACGTGTTCCAGGACCTGGAGGACGACCCGCTGCACCTGTATACGCAGAAACGCCCGTCCGGCTGGGGTCGGCGCCTGACCTGGATCATCCTCGTATTGCTCGCCGCCGCCGGCCTGGCGGGCCAGTACATCGCCTATCAATTCGACGAGCTGGCCCGGCAGGACGCCTACCGCCCATGGTTCCAGCAACTGTGCCCGAAACTGGGCTGCAGCGTGCCATCACGGGTCGATATCGCCCATATCAAGAGCAGCAACCTGGTGGTGCGCAGCCACCCGGAATTCGCCGGCGCGCTGGTGGTGGACGCGATCATCTACAACCGCGCCACCTTCTCCCAGCCCTTCCCGCTGCTGGAACTGCGCTTTGCCGACCTCAACGGCGGCCTGATCGCCAGTCGGCGCTTCAAGCCCGCCGAGTACCTCAGCGGCGAGCTGGCCGGGGTCAGCGAGATGCCTTCGCAGACACCGATCCACATTTCCCTGGACATCCTCGACCCAGGCAACAAAGCCGTGAATTACAGCCTGAGCTTCCATTCGCCCGAGTGA
- the prmA gene encoding 50S ribosomal protein L11 methyltransferase, whose protein sequence is MPWLQVRLAISPEQAETYEDAFLEVGAVSVTFMDAEDQPIFEPELNTTPLWSHTHLLALFEDGTDAASVLAHMELLTGGPLPEHHSEVIEDQDWERSWMDNFQPMRFGQRLWIVPSWHAAPEPDAVNLLLDPGLAFGTGTHPTTALCLEWLDGQDLTDSNVLDFGCGSGILAIAALLLGAKEAVGTDIDVQALEASRDNAGRNHIPEAKFPLYLPEDLPQVQADVLVANILAGPLVSLAPQLSSLVKPGGRLALSGILAEQGEDVAAAYAKDFELDPIANRDGWVRISGRRR, encoded by the coding sequence ATGCCTTGGCTGCAAGTCCGTCTCGCCATCAGCCCAGAACAAGCCGAAACCTACGAAGACGCGTTCCTCGAAGTCGGCGCCGTGTCGGTGACCTTCATGGACGCCGAAGACCAGCCGATCTTCGAACCCGAACTCAACACCACCCCGCTGTGGTCCCACACCCATCTGCTGGCCCTGTTCGAAGACGGCACCGATGCCGCCAGCGTACTGGCCCATATGGAACTGCTCACCGGCGGCCCACTGCCGGAGCATCACAGCGAAGTGATCGAAGACCAGGATTGGGAACGCAGCTGGATGGATAACTTCCAGCCCATGCGGTTCGGTCAGCGCCTGTGGATCGTCCCGAGCTGGCACGCCGCCCCGGAGCCGGATGCGGTCAACCTGCTGCTGGACCCGGGCCTGGCGTTCGGCACCGGCACTCACCCCACCACCGCGCTGTGCCTGGAATGGCTGGACGGCCAGGACCTGACCGACAGCAACGTGCTCGACTTCGGCTGCGGCTCGGGGATCCTGGCCATCGCCGCTCTGCTGCTGGGCGCCAAGGAGGCCGTGGGCACCGATATCGACGTGCAAGCGTTGGAAGCCTCCCGCGATAACGCCGGGCGCAACCACATCCCTGAAGCCAAATTCCCACTTTATCTGCCTGAAGACCTGCCCCAGGTACAGGCCGATGTGCTGGTCGCCAACATTCTCGCCGGGCCGCTGGTGTCGCTGGCGCCGCAACTGTCGAGCCTGGTCAAGCCTGGCGGGCGCCTGGCGCTGTCGGGCATTCTCGCCGAGCAGGGTGAAGACGTCGCTGCGGCCTACGCCAAGGATTTCGAGCTGGACCCTATCGCCAACCGTGACGGCTGGGTACGCATCAGCGGTCGTCGGCGCTAG
- the accC gene encoding acetyl-CoA carboxylase biotin carboxylase subunit, which translates to MLKPAKKLQKVLIANRGEIALRILRACKEEGIKTVAVYSTADTELMHVKLADESICIGPPLATNSYLKVSNIIAAAEVTGADGIHPGYGFLAENADFAEQVEKSGFAFIGPKAETIRLMGDKVSAKDAMIAAGVPTVPGSDGPLPEDEETALRIGREVGYPVIIKAAGGGGGRGMRVVHKEEDLIEAAKQTRSEAGAWFGNPMVYLEKYLTNPRHVEVQVLSDGQGHAIHLGDRDCSLQRRHQKVLEEAPAPGLDEKARQEVLARCVKACIDINYRGAGTFEFLYENGRFYFIEMNTRVQVEHPVSEMVTGIDIVKEMLSIAAGNVLSFTQDDVKMHGHSLECRINAEDPKTFIPSPGLVKHFHAPGGNGVRVDSHLYSGYKVPSNYDSLIGKLITWGATRDEAMARMRNALDEIVVDGIKTNIPLHRDLVRDEGFCEGGVNIHYLEHKLANQ; encoded by the coding sequence ATGTTGAAACCTGCGAAGAAACTGCAAAAAGTCCTGATCGCCAACCGCGGCGAGATCGCGCTGCGTATCCTGCGCGCCTGTAAGGAAGAGGGCATCAAGACCGTCGCTGTTTACTCGACGGCCGATACCGAATTGATGCACGTGAAACTGGCGGACGAAAGCATCTGCATCGGCCCGCCACTGGCCACGAACTCGTACCTGAAAGTCTCGAACATCATCGCTGCGGCCGAAGTGACCGGCGCTGATGGCATTCACCCAGGCTACGGCTTCCTTGCGGAAAACGCCGATTTCGCCGAACAGGTGGAAAAATCCGGGTTTGCCTTCATCGGCCCGAAAGCCGAAACCATTCGCCTGATGGGCGACAAGGTATCGGCCAAGGACGCCATGATCGCGGCCGGCGTGCCAACCGTTCCTGGCTCCGACGGCCCGTTGCCTGAAGACGAGGAAACCGCTCTGCGCATTGGTCGCGAAGTCGGCTACCCGGTGATCATCAAGGCCGCCGGTGGTGGTGGTGGTCGCGGCATGCGCGTGGTGCACAAGGAAGAAGACCTGATCGAAGCCGCCAAGCAGACCCGCTCCGAAGCGGGCGCCTGGTTCGGCAACCCGATGGTCTACCTGGAAAAGTACCTGACCAACCCACGTCACGTGGAAGTGCAGGTACTGTCCGACGGCCAGGGCCACGCCATCCATCTGGGCGACCGCGATTGCTCCCTGCAGCGTCGTCATCAGAAGGTGTTGGAAGAAGCACCGGCACCCGGCCTGGACGAAAAAGCGCGCCAGGAAGTCCTGGCACGCTGCGTCAAGGCGTGCATCGACATCAACTACCGTGGCGCCGGTACCTTTGAGTTCCTCTACGAGAACGGCCGTTTCTACTTCATCGAGATGAACACTCGCGTGCAGGTAGAACACCCGGTTTCGGAGATGGTCACCGGTATCGATATCGTTAAGGAGATGCTCAGCATCGCCGCTGGCAACGTGCTGTCCTTCACCCAGGACGACGTGAAGATGCACGGCCACTCCCTGGAGTGCCGGATCAACGCCGAAGACCCGAAAACCTTTATCCCAAGCCCTGGCCTGGTCAAGCATTTCCACGCGCCCGGCGGCAACGGCGTACGTGTGGATTCGCACCTGTACAGCGGCTACAAGGTTCCGTCCAACTACGACTCGCTGATCGGCAAGCTGATCACCTGGGGCGCGACCCGCGACGAGGCCATGGCCCGTATGCGCAACGCCCTGGACGAAATCGTGGTCGACGGCATCAAGACCAACATCCCGCTGCACCGGGACCTGGTTCGTGATGAAGGCTTCTGCGAGGGTGGTGTGAACATTCACTACCTGGAACACAAGCTGGCCAACCAGTAA
- the accB gene encoding acetyl-CoA carboxylase biotin carboxyl carrier protein: protein MDIRKVKKLIELLEESGIDELEIKEGEESVRISRHSKTPAQQFYAPQMQAPAPAAAAPAAAPAAAPAAPAAPALNGFVVKSPMVGTFYRTPAPTSPAFVEVGKTVKVGDTICIVEAMKMMNHITAEKAGVIESILVENGQPVEYDQPLFTIV, encoded by the coding sequence ATGGATATCCGTAAAGTTAAGAAACTGATCGAACTGCTGGAAGAATCCGGTATCGACGAGCTGGAAATCAAGGAAGGCGAAGAGTCCGTACGGATCAGCCGCCACAGCAAGACCCCGGCTCAACAGTTCTATGCGCCACAGATGCAAGCACCGGCTCCAGCCGCTGCTGCCCCTGCCGCCGCTCCAGCGGCCGCGCCTGCCGCACCGGCAGCCCCTGCGCTGAACGGTTTCGTGGTCAAGTCGCCAATGGTGGGTACTTTCTACCGCACCCCGGCACCGACCTCGCCAGCCTTCGTTGAAGTGGGCAAGACCGTGAAAGTGGGCGACACCATCTGCATCGTTGAGGCGATGAAGATGATGAACCACATCACCGCTGAAAAAGCCGGCGTCATCGAATCCATCCTGGTAGAAAACGGTCAGCCGGTTGAGTACGACCAGCCGCTGTTCACCATCGTTTGA
- the aroQ gene encoding type II 3-dehydroquinate dehydratase has translation MATLLVLHGPNLNLLGTREPGVYGAVTLDQINLDLEQRARVAGHHLLYLQSNAEYELIDRIHAARGEGVDFILINPAAFTHTSVALRDALLAVSIPFIEVHLSNVHKREAFRHHSYFSDVAVGVICGLGASGYRLALEAALEHVEEQAKRP, from the coding sequence ATGGCGACCTTACTGGTTCTTCACGGACCCAACCTGAACCTGCTCGGCACCCGTGAACCGGGCGTCTACGGGGCAGTGACCCTGGACCAGATCAACCTCGATCTGGAACAGCGGGCCCGTGTTGCCGGCCACCATTTGCTCTACCTGCAAAGCAATGCCGAGTATGAGTTGATTGATCGCATCCATGCCGCGCGTGGCGAAGGTGTGGACTTTATTCTGATCAATCCCGCCGCTTTCACGCACACAAGCGTTGCATTACGTGACGCGCTGCTGGCGGTGAGCATCCCATTCATCGAAGTGCATTTATCGAACGTGCACAAACGCGAAGCTTTCCGCCATCACTCTTACTTCTCCGACGTAGCGGTAGGAGTGATCTGCGGCCTTGGCGCCAGCGGTTACCGACTGGCCCTGGAGGCCGCCCTGGAACACGTTGAAGAACAGGCTAAACGCCCCTGA
- a CDS encoding methyl-accepting chemotaxis protein produces the protein MRLKLLTNFNTLLLVAVCLALGATLWWSQRALERPYLLMERYLGLSQAFENQAARNIDDYLASGDALRLSSAGQSLESLLQQLDALPPELAQNLRPSLADLDAFSKTELLAAGKLAGDPQALLLQAERELGANLEQLSQYAGAVDSADAARYLPPLLAAAQHLGKLSLARDKLVSSGRAELADEVEREIASIRSQADRLAQLPLLGVKASAESSTDDFSALMGLENGEKTEAQDTGVDLKRELNSLLTRYPAELKRTREQIQQRADLAAATHIKIAQVRQAIAGLEPVVRAQHARIQGEVRLMQGLMIGLILLIALLIDTLQRRLARVLTNLAPALSTWAEGNFSQPITLGKTNRELHDIEASLNRLRAYLVDLVGTIRGNAEAVAGSSRALAELSSGLHDGAERQAGDTAQIRDSLGELEATIQQVAGDASQAAGASRSAGVAVEQGQRVIGLSLTGLHALVGEVQQNAQMIEKLAEESATIGGVLTVIRSIADQTNLLALNAAIEAARAGEAGRGFAVVADEVRSLAQRTAGATAEIQGLIAGLQTAAHQSVHGMRAQVEHAEATAAQAQAADGALDEIVGAIQTISETAVRIADVTAQQSGAVSEIRDNSERIHQLGEDNLLRIGQGRRQGEHLLVLGGQLDTAVQAFRV, from the coding sequence ATGCGCCTGAAGCTGCTGACCAATTTCAATACCCTTCTACTGGTGGCCGTGTGCCTGGCCCTCGGGGCGACGCTGTGGTGGTCGCAACGGGCGCTGGAGCGCCCGTACCTGTTGATGGAACGCTATCTGGGGCTGTCCCAGGCCTTCGAAAACCAGGCTGCACGCAATATCGACGACTACCTGGCCAGCGGCGATGCCCTGCGCTTGAGCAGCGCCGGCCAGAGCCTGGAAAGCCTGTTGCAGCAGCTCGACGCCTTGCCACCCGAGCTGGCGCAGAACCTGCGCCCCAGCCTTGCGGACCTGGATGCCTTCAGCAAAACCGAGCTGCTCGCCGCCGGCAAACTGGCCGGCGACCCGCAAGCCCTGTTACTGCAAGCCGAACGCGAACTGGGGGCGAACCTGGAGCAACTGAGCCAGTACGCCGGCGCCGTCGATTCGGCGGACGCGGCGCGCTATCTGCCGCCACTGCTGGCCGCCGCGCAACACCTGGGCAAGCTGTCCCTGGCCCGGGACAAACTGGTCAGCAGCGGACGCGCCGAGCTGGCCGATGAGGTCGAACGTGAAATCGCCAGCATCCGTAGCCAGGCCGACCGGTTGGCGCAGCTGCCTTTGTTGGGGGTCAAAGCCAGCGCCGAATCCAGCACCGACGATTTTTCCGCCTTGATGGGCCTGGAAAACGGTGAAAAAACCGAAGCCCAGGACACCGGCGTCGACCTCAAGCGTGAACTCAACAGCCTGCTGACCCGCTACCCCGCTGAGCTCAAGCGCACCCGCGAACAGATCCAGCAACGCGCCGACCTTGCCGCCGCCACCCACATCAAGATCGCCCAGGTGAGGCAAGCCATCGCCGGCCTGGAGCCGGTGGTGCGCGCGCAACACGCCAGGATCCAGGGCGAAGTGCGCCTGATGCAAGGGCTGATGATTGGCCTGATCCTGCTGATTGCCCTATTGATCGATACCCTGCAGCGCCGCCTGGCGCGGGTGCTGACCAACCTCGCGCCGGCGCTGTCCACCTGGGCAGAAGGCAACTTCAGCCAGCCAATCACCTTGGGCAAGACCAACCGCGAACTGCACGATATCGAAGCCTCGCTCAACCGCCTGCGCGCCTACCTGGTGGACCTTGTCGGCACGATCCGCGGCAATGCCGAAGCCGTCGCTGGCAGCAGCCGCGCCCTCGCCGAACTGAGCAGCGGCTTGCACGACGGCGCCGAACGTCAGGCCGGGGACACCGCGCAGATCCGTGATTCCCTGGGCGAACTGGAGGCGACCATTCAGCAAGTGGCGGGCGATGCCAGCCAGGCCGCAGGCGCCAGTCGCAGCGCGGGCGTAGCCGTAGAACAAGGCCAGCGCGTCATTGGCCTGAGCTTGACCGGCCTGCATGCCCTGGTAGGTGAAGTGCAGCAAAATGCGCAGATGATCGAGAAACTTGCCGAAGAGTCCGCCACCATCGGCGGCGTACTCACGGTGATCCGCTCGATCGCCGACCAGACCAACCTACTGGCGCTCAACGCTGCCATCGAGGCGGCCCGCGCCGGTGAAGCCGGACGCGGTTTTGCCGTGGTCGCCGACGAAGTGCGCTCCCTGGCCCAACGCACCGCGGGCGCCACCGCCGAAATCCAGGGCCTGATCGCCGGCCTGCAAACCGCCGCCCACCAATCGGTGCACGGCATGCGCGCACAGGTCGAACACGCCGAAGCCACCGCCGCACAAGCGCAAGCTGCCGATGGCGCGCTGGATGAAATCGTCGGGGCGATCCAGACCATCTCCGAAACCGCCGTACGCATCGCGGATGTGACTGCCCAGCAAAGCGGGGCGGTGAGCGAGATCCGCGACAACAGCGAGCGGATTCACCAGTTGGGCGAGGACAACCTGCTGCGTATCGGCCAAGGCCGCCGCCAGGGCGAACACCTGCTGGTGCTGGGCGGGCAGCTCGATACGGCGGTGCAGGCCTTCCGCGTCTGA
- a CDS encoding PleD family two-component system response regulator, which translates to MTEPEDPSRERLKQHFAQRVIHQARQILEIWQRLQRSEWSNADFSELSEANLRLLRFAERFEQPEHSQLARHIGDSLKAVDENRGRLSSQLISELNRLMQRLSRTGLRQGDQLEQTLLPPMRKPIYVMLADHDRAERLAKQLEFFGLSAQSLDSVAAFRASMAERLPSAIVMDVDFCGTGQGLKLAAEAQQGLEQKLPLLFFSLHETDTPTRLAAVRAGGEEFLTGTLEASSLLEKIEVLTCVAQYEPYKVLIIDDSRAQALHTERLLNSAGIVTRTLIEPIQAMAELADFQPDLIILDMYMPACTGTELAKVIRHNDRYVSVPIIYLSAEDDLDKQLDAMSEGGDDFLTKPIKPRHLITTVRNRAARARNLKARMVRDSLTGLYNHTHILQLLEDCSFRARRENKPLSFAMLDIDHFKRVNDSHGHPMGDRVIKSLALFLKQRLRKTDYIGRYGGEEFAIVMPDTDLESACKVLDDIRGRFAEIHYPAQPQDLWCTFSAGLVELCDGSDSLMMAAQADEALYRAKDAGRNRVQAARTSKQSAIFSPESTESVITL; encoded by the coding sequence ATGACCGAGCCAGAAGACCCCAGCCGCGAGCGTCTCAAGCAGCACTTTGCCCAGCGGGTAATTCATCAGGCACGTCAAATTCTTGAGATCTGGCAGCGCCTGCAGCGTAGCGAATGGTCGAACGCCGACTTCTCCGAACTCAGTGAAGCCAATCTGCGCCTGCTGCGCTTTGCCGAGCGTTTTGAACAGCCCGAACACAGCCAACTGGCCCGGCACATTGGCGACTCCCTCAAGGCAGTGGACGAAAACCGTGGCCGCCTGAGCAGTCAACTGATCAGCGAGCTCAACCGCTTGATGCAGCGCCTGTCGCGCACGGGGCTGCGCCAGGGCGACCAGCTTGAGCAAACCCTGCTGCCGCCAATGCGCAAGCCGATCTACGTGATGTTGGCCGACCACGACCGCGCCGAGCGCCTGGCCAAGCAGTTGGAGTTCTTTGGCCTGAGCGCCCAGTCCCTGGACAGCGTGGCGGCCTTTCGCGCCTCCATGGCCGAACGCCTGCCGTCGGCCATCGTGATGGACGTGGATTTCTGCGGCACCGGGCAGGGGTTGAAACTCGCCGCCGAAGCCCAGCAGGGCCTGGAGCAAAAGCTGCCGCTGCTGTTTTTCAGCCTGCATGAAACCGACACCCCGACCCGCCTGGCCGCCGTGCGCGCTGGCGGCGAAGAATTCCTGACCGGCACGCTGGAAGCCTCAAGCCTCTTGGAAAAGATCGAAGTGCTGACCTGCGTCGCTCAATATGAGCCGTATAAAGTACTGATCATTGACGATTCCCGTGCCCAGGCGTTGCACACCGAGCGCCTGCTCAACAGCGCAGGCATTGTCACCCGCACGTTGATCGAGCCGATCCAGGCCATGGCCGAGCTGGCGGACTTCCAGCCCGACCTGATCATCCTCGACATGTACATGCCCGCCTGTACCGGAACCGAGCTGGCCAAGGTGATCCGCCACAATGATCGCTATGTCAGCGTGCCGATCATCTACCTGTCGGCCGAAGACGACCTGGACAAACAGCTGGATGCGATGAGCGAAGGCGGTGACGACTTCCTGACCAAGCCGATCAAGCCGCGCCATCTGATCACCACCGTGCGCAACCGCGCCGCGCGTGCGCGCAACTTGAAGGCGCGCATGGTGCGCGACAGCCTGACCGGGCTGTACAACCACACGCACATTTTGCAATTGCTCGAAGACTGCAGCTTCCGCGCCCGTCGCGAAAACAAGCCGCTGAGCTTTGCCATGCTCGATATCGACCACTTCAAGCGGGTCAATGACAGCCACGGGCATCCCATGGGCGACCGCGTGATCAAAAGCCTGGCGTTGTTTCTCAAGCAGCGCTTGCGCAAGACCGACTACATCGGCCGCTATGGCGGCGAAGAGTTCGCCATCGTGATGCCCGACACCGACCTCGAATCGGCCTGCAAAGTACTGGACGACATTCGTGGGCGCTTTGCGGAAATTCACTACCCGGCTCAGCCGCAGGATTTATGGTGCACCTTCAGCGCCGGGCTGGTGGAGCTGTGCGACGGCTCCGACAGCCTGATGATGGCCGCCCAGGCCGACGAGGCGCTGTACCGTGCCAAGGATGCCGGACGTAACCGCGTGCAAGCCGCGCGCACATCAAAGCAAAGTGCCATCTTTTCACCAGAATCCACTGAATCGGTCATAACTTTGTAA
- a CDS encoding DUF2333 family protein → MLDWKNREGSAKGPAPEPKSANRSYLRNLLMSRALLSVICLYLLVTGGLGWYWSQEPALFPVQQNAQLAAEKEGKQMVIGYTTVETVKTVVGTLLNKPGGYISNDCFPPGLWMDNMPSWEYGVLVQVRDLTRALRKDFARSQSQSAEDADLAKAEPRFNFDNRSWVLPSSESEYQEGINSLSRYEARLSDPNQKGALFYARADNLNNWLGDVATRLGSLSQRLSASVGRVKLNTALKTEALAPGEVPQVDEEVVETPWMQIDNVFYEARGQAWALSHLLRAIEVDFADVLAKKNATVSVRQIIRELEASQEPVWSPMILNGSGFGVLANHSLVMANYISRANAAVIDLRQLLNQG, encoded by the coding sequence ATGCTGGACTGGAAAAACCGCGAAGGCAGTGCCAAAGGCCCCGCCCCTGAGCCTAAGTCGGCCAACCGCAGCTACCTGCGCAACCTGCTGATGAGCCGAGCCTTGCTCAGCGTGATCTGCTTGTACCTGCTGGTCACCGGTGGCCTGGGTTGGTACTGGAGCCAGGAGCCGGCGCTGTTCCCGGTCCAGCAAAACGCCCAGCTTGCCGCCGAGAAGGAAGGCAAGCAAATGGTGATCGGCTACACCACCGTCGAAACCGTCAAGACCGTGGTTGGCACCTTGCTGAACAAGCCCGGTGGCTACATTTCCAACGACTGTTTCCCGCCAGGCCTGTGGATGGACAACATGCCGAGCTGGGAGTACGGCGTGCTGGTGCAGGTGCGTGACCTGACCCGCGCCCTGCGTAAAGACTTCGCCCGCTCCCAGTCGCAGTCGGCTGAAGACGCTGACCTGGCCAAGGCCGAGCCGCGTTTCAACTTCGACAACCGGAGCTGGGTGCTGCCGTCCAGTGAGTCGGAGTATCAGGAAGGCATCAATTCCCTGAGCCGCTACGAAGCACGCCTGTCCGACCCTAACCAGAAGGGAGCGCTGTTTTATGCCCGCGCCGACAACCTGAACAACTGGCTGGGCGACGTCGCCACCCGTCTGGGTTCGCTGTCGCAACGCCTGTCGGCCAGCGTGGGCCGGGTCAAGCTGAACACCGCGTTGAAAACCGAAGCGCTGGCGCCGGGTGAAGTGCCGCAGGTCGATGAAGAAGTGGTGGAAACCCCGTGGATGCAGATCGACAACGTGTTCTACGAAGCCCGCGGCCAGGCCTGGGCCTTGTCCCATCTGCTGCGCGCCATCGAGGTCGATTTCGCCGACGTGCTGGCCAAGAAGAACGCCACCGTCAGCGTGCGCCAGATCATTCGTGAGCTGGAGGCCTCGCAGGAACCGGTTTGGAGTCCTATGATTCTCAATGGCAGTGGCTTCGGTGTACTGGCGAACCATTCGCTGGTGATGGCCAACTACATTTCCCGGGCCAACGCTGCAGTGATCGACTTGCGTCAGCTCCTCAACCAGGGTTGA